Proteins from a genomic interval of Lolium perenne isolate Kyuss_39 chromosome 1, Kyuss_2.0, whole genome shotgun sequence:
- the LOC127340518 gene encoding uncharacterized protein codes for MIQHNCIGDVGYRSYIRFLVLRFASKEFFTSAPPPITTSAIASPPVATPASAPPPATTSSGASPPVATSASAVARREGSLRLAVGRAVLAAKVDLYNRNGGCSITVHTFRSSSTRWDRATSTGHRRLPFGKLEDRRDAVVLGGNTVHWLLQDVNKILTYDIRREWLGSVKLPPTSGVKSSQRILGTSTDGRLRLLTAERFVISAWLQVEDGWVKEAVIDVEQNLRSLLPSMSPDCMWIAFERFGERSRVVLFRVYHGDDMLLRPKGRLAVLDLDTREMHMQEAYPSSLLVDIDLSQHLQQGMKIFS; via the exons ATGATACAGCACAACTGCATAGGGGATGTAGGCTACCGATCGTACATTCGTTTTCTGGTACTGCGTTTTGCTTCAAAGG AGTTCTTCacgagcgcgccgccgccgatTACCACCTCCGCAATCGCGTCGCCGCCGGTCGCCACCCCCGCGAGCGCGCCGCCGCCAGCCACCACCTCCTCGGGCGCGTCGCCGCCGGTTGCCACCTCCGCCAGCGCCGTCGCCCGTCGTGAAGGGAGCCTTCGCCTCGCCGTCGGGCGCGCCG TGTTGGCCGCCAAGGTTGACCTCTATAACCGCAACGGTGGATGCAGTATTACAGTGCATACCTTCAGATCGTCGAGCACCCGCTGGGACCGTGCGACctctactggccaccgccgcctcccGTTCGGGAAGCTCGAAGACCGCCGTGATGCCGTCGTCCTCGGCGGAAACACCGTCCACTGGCTACTCCAGGATGTCAACAAGATCCTCACCTACGACATCCGCAGAGAGTGGCTGGGCTCAGTGAAGCTCCCACCCACCAGCGGCGTAAAAAGCAGCCAAAGGATCCTAGGGACGTCGACGGACGGTAGGCTGCGGCTGCTCACCGCCGAACGTTTCGTGATATCGGCGTGGCTGCAAGTCGAGGATGGTTGGGTGAAGGAGGCGGTGATCGACGTGGAGCAGAATCTACGGTCACTGCTGCCCTCTATGTCCCCGGACTGTATGTGGATTGCTTTCGAGCGCTTTGGGGAGAGGAGCCGCGTGGTGCTGTTTCGGGTATATCACGGTGATGATATGTTGCTGCGTCCTAAAGGCCGGCTCGCTGTCCTAGACTTGGACACGAGGGAGATGCACATGCAAGAGGCATATCCCTCCTCCTTGTTGGTGGACATCGACTTGTCCCAACACCTACAACAGGGTATGAAAATCTTTTCCTAG
- the LOC127327883 gene encoding uncharacterized protein, producing the protein MDECDEFPHIFPFKFVLHPPPSSLSSLPTADGVLPKSSHAAGRLPLRSVCFTPSSLHTHARRKIGMNAEMAGKYPISYVLKKSFPLANTDFVPMLTAPESAPHNNQLSLQTSSSTIPSPGAQKPDASYVNTPPTDTETSAHTKEDENKSIAKRCIDFTEDDGDKSKRQKQDNADNNTVANN; encoded by the exons ATGGACGAATGCGACGAGTTCCCGCACATCTTCCCTTTTAAATTTGTGCTCCACCCTCCCCCGTCTTCTCTATCATCACTCCCCACTGCAGACGGGGTTCTTCCAAAGAGCTCACATGCTGCTG GACGTCTTCCCCTCCGATCAGTGTGTTTTACCCCTTCGTCACTGCATACACATGCTCGCCGAAAGATAG GAATGAATGCTGAGATGGCTGGCAAGTACCCTATAAGTTATGTCCTCAAGAAAAGTTTTCCTCTGGCAAATACAGATTTCGTGCCTATGCTTACTGCTCCAGAG TCAGCACCTCATAACAATCAGTTGTCCCTTCAAACTTCATCTTCCACTATTCCAAGCCCAGGCGCGCAGAAACCAGATGCTTCCTATGTCAATACACCTCCAACTGATACAGAAACATCTGCCCACACAAAAGAAGATGAAAACAA ATCAATAGCAAAAAGATGCATTGATTttaccgaagatgatggagacaaATCAAAGAGGCAGAAGCAAGA CAATGCAGACAATAACACTGTGGCAAACAACTAG